Genomic DNA from Gemmatimonadaceae bacterium:
CCGTCGGTGGCGTGCTCCACGAACCGCGCCACGCGCGGCTCCCACGCGGGCCGGATGGCGCGCACGAGGCGGGCCGCGAGGCGCCGCACCGTTTCGGGGCGGAATGCCACCATGGTGGCGCCGGCGAAGGCCACCAACAGCACCGTCACGCCCCAGGTGCCGACCAGCGCGGTGGCGGGCCGCCCGGCGATGGTGGCGCCGTCGGGAAAGCCGGGCGCGAGCATCGCGCCGAACATGAGTGCGAACACCACCAGCGCATCGAACACGCGGTCGAGCGCGATCGAGGCGAGGGCACTGGTGAACGAGACGCGCGGCTCCTCGCGGGTGATGGCGTAGGCGCGCGCGAGCTCGCCGGCGCGTGCGGGGAGCACGTTGTTGATCATCATCCCGATGGCCACGGCCCGCCAGGCATCGAGGAACCGCAGTCCCGGTGCGATCGGCTCGAGCAGCACCGTCCAGCGCATCGCGCGCATGGGGAAGATCGCCGTCGCCACCACCGGCGCGAGCAGGAGCAGCGCGAGATTCGCGCCGCGGAGCTGCCGGAGCAGTTCATCGGGCTTCACGTCCCGGAGCGTCCACGCCAGCAACAGCAGGGTGAGCAGCGCCCCGATCGCGGTCTGCCATCGGGTGCGGGTCATCCCGGGCGACCGGTCAGCTCGCGCTCCCTGCGAGCTCGACGAGGTCCAGGAGTTCGTTCACCAGCTCCTCGTCGTGCGGCGCACCGGCGGTGCGGAGCTGGCCGACGATGTGCCGGGCACGCGAGAGCGCGCGCGGGCCGCGGTAGAGCAGGGCGTCGATCGGGACCACGTCGGGCTCGCCGTCGGGCGCCGGCCGCGCGGGCGGTGCACCGCCTTCGGTGACGGTGATGAGGTCCAGCGGCGTGGCATCCAGCTCGCGCACCTTCTCGAGGCTGTTGCTGAGCAGTGTGCTGAGTTCCCGTCCGCTGGGCGCCGCGGGCGTGGGACGCGCGACGGTGGGCGTCGGGAGCACGGTCGCCGACATCGTGGGCGTGCGCGGTCGCTGCGTGTACGGCGTGGGCCGCGACGTGCGCTCCGACTGCGACGCGCTGGTGAGCGGCGTGGCGGCGAGCACCACGCGGCGCAGCTCGTTGAGGCGCTGCGCGCGGAGGTGTGGCGCCAGGTCCTGCTGTGTGATCACCGAGAGGGCGCTGTCGAGCGCGCCGGCCGAGGGAGCCGGCAGCGGGGCCTGCGCCGAGAGGACAGCGTCACAGAAGCTGCGGATGTCGTCGTGCTGGTAGCTCGAGGCGATGTCGCGGAGCGAGACGAGCACTGGGCGGAATGCCGCGACCATGTCGGCACTGGCTTCCTGGATCGCGCCCTGGCGCAGCGGTGCCAGCCGGGCGCGCAGCGAGCCGACGAGCGGCGAGACGTCCGCGATGAACCGCTGCGCGAAGGTGATGGCGGGGTTCGGCGCCCGGAAGACGACGTGGTCGGCGTCGTCGGCAGGCGCGAGGGCGGCGATCGGGACGATGGGCATGTTGGCGTCGGGGTGGGCGGGCATCCCGCGCGTCGGTGTGGCCGAGGGGAGGGGCTCGACCGGACGTGCGGGGGCGCTCGTGGCCGCGATCGGCTCGGCTGCGGCGGGCACCACCGGCACCGAGGCCGGCGTCGCCACGGCCTGATCGAGCGAGTCGAAGAAGGCGGTGACCGCGGGGTTCTTCGGCCGCGCGGCGGGCGGCGCGGGCGTGGCCGGCGCGGGCACCGGCGCTGCGTGGGACGCCGGGGCCGTGGGCGCGGAGGCGGCCGCCAGCGCTGCCGGCCCGCCGCCCTGCATCAGGGCACCCTGGCGCTCGACGTCGTCGAGCACCGCGCCGAGGCGGCCCGCGGCGGTCCGTGCACGCTGGTCATGCGACTCGCCCCAGAGGCGTGCCATCGGGATCAGCGACCGGAGCTCGGCAATGGACTCGGTCATCGCGGCGGCGAGGCCGGGCGTCCAGGCGATGCGGCCTTCGTGGAGGAGGCGCGCACCGCGCTCGAGGCCGGAGGAGGCATCGGCGAAGCTGGCGAGCCGGGCCATCACGGCACTGCCGCGGAGTCCGCGGGCCAGCTTCAGGAGCGTGGCGGAGTCGGGGCCTTGCGGCTCGTCGGTGGCCGCGAGGCGCTGCAGCCGGTCGACGTAGTCGCTGGCTTCGAGAACGAAGAAATCGAGCAGTCCGACAGACATTGGATACGGGAGCGGGTGGGAGCGTATCCCGGCAGACGAGTGGCGCGCCCCGCAAGCTACATGCGGCGCGGGGCCGCCTCCAACGCCGGCGGCGGCGAGGGCGCGTCAGCGCGGCATTCTGGCGGCGTTCATGACGGCCCGCAACTCGTGGATCGCGCCGGCGATGCCGATGAGGATGGCCCGTCCGATCAGCGCGTGACCGATGTTCAGCTCCTCGATCGGGGAGATCGCCGCCACCGGCGCCACGTTGCTGACCGACAACCCGTGGCCCGCGTGCACAGCGAGCCCGACGGCTACACCGGTCTCGGCGGCGACGGCGAGTGCCCTGAGAGCAGTCCCGTCGTCCGGGTGGTGGGCGTAGCGCCCGGTATGGAGCTCGACGGCGGTCGCACCGGCGTCGCGTGAGGCGCGGACGACGTCCGGGTCCGGATCGATGAAGAGGGCGGATCGGATGCCGGCGGCCTCGAGGGCGGCGATCGTACGGCGGAGGCCGGCGGGGTCGCGATGGACGTCGAGGCCCCCCTCGGTGGTGATCTCCTCGCGCCGCTCCGGGACGATGGTCACCTGCTGCGGCGCGAGGCGGAGGGCGATGGCCAGCATCTCGTCGGTGCAGGCCATCTCGAGGTTGAGGTAGGAACGGACGGTGCGCGACAGGGTCTCCACATCCGCGTCCTGGATGTGGCGCCGGTCCTCGCGCAGGTGGACCGTGATGCCGTCGGCGCCCGCGTCCTCGCACCAGCGGGCGGCCTCGACCGGGTCCGGCATGCTGCCGCGCCGCGCCTGCCGCAAGGTCGCGACATGGTCGATGTTCACATACAGCCGCTGGTAGGGTGCAGTGCGTGGTGGCTGGTCCACCCCGGGATTACCTTCGCTCGGCATGTTCAATCGGACTTATGGAGTGAAAACGTGATGCGTCGGACGATAGTGGCACTGATGCTGGTGCTGGGAGCCTGCCGCTCGGGAGGCTCGCGCACGCCGGCCGGACAGGTGGGGGCGGATGGGCCGCGGCAGGCGGTGGCCCAGTTCATGGCCTCGATCAAGGCCGAGGACATCCAGGCGACCTCGATCATCTGGGGCAGCGCCAAGGGTCCGGCCCGCGAGCTGATCTCGAATCGTGGCGACCTCGAGAAGCGAATCCTGGTCATGCAGTGCAACCTGAGCCACGACAGCTACCGTATCCTCTCCGAATTGCCGGGTGACGGGGCGAAGCGGAACCTGAAGCTCGAGGTCCGGCGCGGCCAGCTCGTGGCCCAGACCACGATGACGGCCACGCCCGGGCCCAACCAGCGGTGGTACATCGAGAACACGGACCTGGCCCCGATGCGCGGTTTCTGCACCAGCCAGCCGCTGGAGCCGCGTCGCTAGGCGGGGGATCGGCAGGGCTAGTGGCGTGTGATCGAAGTTCCGGACGCAGTCGCCGGTCGGGGCATCCCGGCTGGCGGCGTTGAACATCCTCGCAATACCGCTGGTCTTGCTGCTGTGTTCGCCTGGCCATCCAGGCGCCCCATCCGGCTGTGTGCTATCCGAACTTCGATCACACGCCACTAGTGTTCCGACAGTTCGATGAGGACGCCGGCGGTGCCGGCGGGATGGAGGAAGGCGATGCGCTTGCCCTCGGCACCCAGCCGGGGGACCTGATCGATGAGCCGGATGCCGAACGTCCGGCACCGCTCGAGCGTTGCATCGAGGTCGTCGACGGAGAAACAGATGTGGTGGATGCCGGGGCCGCGCTTCGCGACGAACTTTCCGATGGGGGAGTCGGGGCTGTCGGCCTCGAGGAGCTCCACGAGGGATTCGCCGGCGGCCACGCCGGCGATCCGGGCACCATCGGAGTCGTCGAGGGGTACCTCGGGCATGCCGAGGATGTCGCGGTAGAAGGGCAGGACCTGCTCGAGCGCCGGCACGGCAAGGCCGATGTGGGCGATACGGGTGCCGCGTGGTGCGGTATCTGTCATGATGATGAGAACTCTAGCGGGGCGGCTGCGCGATCGGTCGCCCACGACAGGTGAGAGACATGGCGAACGTGACGGCCGTCACCGACGGCGATTTCCAGAACGAGGTGCTCGACCATCAGGGCCTGGCGGTCGTGGACTTCTGGGCGGTCTGGTGCGGCCCCTGCCGCATGGTGGCGCCGATCCTCGACCAGCTGGCGACTGAATACGCCGGCAAGGTGAAGATCACCAAGCTGGACGTGGATGCCAACCAGAAGACGGCCGCGAGCTTCAACGTCCGTTCGATCCCGACACTGCTGTTCGTGAAGGATGGAAAGGTCGTGGACCAGGTCGTCGGCGCGATGCCGAAGGCGCAGCTCCAGACGTACTTCGAAAAGCACGTCTGACGCGCCGTCCTCCGGGACGGTCCACGCCGCGCTGCCGTTCCCCCGCGGAACGGCGGCGCGGCGTTTCAGCGTAGCCGC
This window encodes:
- the mce gene encoding methylmalonyl-CoA epimerase gives rise to the protein MTDTAPRGTRIAHIGLAVPALEQVLPFYRDILGMPEVPLDDSDGARIAGVAAGESLVELLEADSPDSPIGKFVAKRGPGIHHICFSVDDLDATLERCRTFGIRLIDQVPRLGAEGKRIAFLHPAGTAGVLIELSEH
- a CDS encoding pyridoxine 5'-phosphate synthase, which produces MPSEGNPGVDQPPRTAPYQRLYVNIDHVATLRQARRGSMPDPVEAARWCEDAGADGITVHLREDRRHIQDADVETLSRTVRSYLNLEMACTDEMLAIALRLAPQQVTIVPERREEITTEGGLDVHRDPAGLRRTIAALEAAGIRSALFIDPDPDVVRASRDAGATAVELHTGRYAHHPDDGTALRALAVAAETGVAVGLAVHAGHGLSVSNVAPVAAISPIEELNIGHALIGRAILIGIAGAIHELRAVMNAARMPR
- the trxA gene encoding thioredoxin, whose translation is MANVTAVTDGDFQNEVLDHQGLAVVDFWAVWCGPCRMVAPILDQLATEYAGKVKITKLDVDANQKTAASFNVRSIPTLLFVKDGKVVDQVVGAMPKAQLQTYFEKHV
- a CDS encoding flippase-like domain-containing protein → MTRTRWQTAIGALLTLLLLAWTLRDVKPDELLRQLRGANLALLLLAPVVATAIFPMRAMRWTVLLEPIAPGLRFLDAWRAVAIGMMINNVLPARAGELARAYAITREEPRVSFTSALASIALDRVFDALVVFALMFGAMLAPGFPDGATIAGRPATALVGTWGVTVLLVAFAGATMVAFRPETVRRLAARLVRAIRPAWEPRVARFVEHATDGLAVLRSPSRFARVVFWTVLHWLTNALAFWIAFRAVGITAPFSAALFLQGLISVGVAIPSSPGFFGPFEAFAKAGLQIYGVPVTLAVTWAVGFHLLSFIPITALGAFYFSRLGLSLREMRATAAQPSPADA